Genomic segment of Ascochyta rabiei chromosome 15, complete sequence:
AGGGTTAACATACCTGGTGAAGCGCGGCGGCGCGCTGGTGATGAAGCGCTTGAGATGAAGGAGACGGTTCTAACGCGCATCTCGTGCACTGAAAACTCACGCAGGTCTGGATAGAAGCACTGCAGTCGTAATGAGAGGTTCCAGAAGTTGGGGGGCTGAGAAATCGGCGGGGCGGAGCGGGAGACCGTATATATAGAGCAAGGAGAAGGCGACTGGTAGGCGCGTTGCGGTGGTCCGTGCGAGACAAGAGCTAGAAGTGAGAGCTCATGGCGCGAGCAGTCGCGAACGGAGCGCAACACCGATCTCTCACTCACCACACACCATACGCCATCATGGCCGTCGTAGGTGATAGCAGCAGCTCTTCAAGGCCTGTACTGATGATGTGCAGCCCATTACCACCATCGCCGAGAGCAAGGAGCTCCGTGGCCTCAACCTCATCGCGGCGCACTCGCACATCCGCGGCCTGGGCGTCGAGCCGGACACGCTCGAACCGAAGGTATCGTCGCAGGGACTCGTGGGGCAAGAAAAGGCACGCAAGGCCGCAGCCGTGATCCTGAGAATGGCTCAGGAAGGGAAAATTGCAGGACGCGCAGTCCTGATCGCTGGCCCGCCAAGTACAGGAAAGACAGCCATCGCAATGGGCATGGCGCAGTCGCTGGGGGCGGATGTGCCGTTCACCATGCTGGCATCATCTGAGATCTTCTCTCTGGAGATGTCTAAGACTGAGGCGCTCACACAGGCTTTTCGCAAGTCTATTGGCGTACGGATAACAGAAGAGAGCGAGGTCATTGAGGGCGAGGTCGTCGAGATTCAGATTGACCGCAGTGTCACAGGGGTATGTAGGAGAGCAGGCTGATTTTGGACCGGCACTAAACGTCTGCAGAGCAACAAGCAAGGCAAACTCACTATCAAGACCACCGACATGGAGACGATCTACGACATGGGCACCAAGATGATTGACGCCATGACCAAGGAAAAGGTCATGGCAGGCGACATCATCTCGATCGACAAGGCGTCAGGCAAGATTTCGAAACTTGGTCGTTCCTACACACGATCGAGAGACTACGATGCGATGGGTATCGACACCAAGTTCGTGCAATGTCCCGAAGGCGAGCTCCAGCAACGGCGCGAGGTAGTGCACACTGTCAGTTTGCACGAGATCGACGTTATCAACTCGAGGTCACAAGGCTTTCTAGCCCTCTTCTCTGGTGATACAGGCGAGATCCGGAGCGAAGTGCGCGACCAGATCAACACCAAGGTGGCAGAGTGGAAGGAGGAGGGCAAGGCCGTCATAGTCCCTGGTGTGCTCTTCATCGACGAGGTCCACATGCTCGACATCGAGTGCTTCTCTTTTATCAACAGAGCTCTTGAAGACGAGCTGGCACCCATTGTCATCATGGCAAGCAACAGGGGCAACACACAGATCAGGGGAACCGACTACAGATCGCCGCACGGACTGCCGTTGGACTTTTTAGACCGGGTGGTGATTGTGAGCACACACGCATACAATTCTGAGGAGATGCAGCAGATCATCTCAATACGCGCACAGGAGGAGGAAGTCGACATTTCACCTGACGCGTTGGCGCTGCTGACCAAGATTGGTCTGGAGACCGGGCTGAGATACGCTAGCAACCTGATCACTACCTCGGACCTGGTGCGCAAGAAGAGGCAAGGGCCGGAGGTGACCGTCGAGGACGTCCAGCGCAGCTTCTCGCTCTTCTACGACCCTAAGCGAAGTGTCAAGGTACGTTTGTTTCTCATTGTGGCGTATGAGCCTAGAACAGTGGCTAACGCGATGCAGTTTGTGAGCGAATCGGAGAAGCGTCTAATTGGCAATGCAGGTGACGTGTCATTCACCGTCACCAACGGTACCGAGGCTATGGATGTTTCATGAGCATGTGCAGCTTTCATTCTTCCAGGCGTATGATAGGTTTTGGATGGGTCGAGCGTTTGAGCATAGAGCATGCTCGCTGAGTGCCATGGAAAAGTCATGACTTGTAATACCAACCACACTTTTGCTTTTAGCTAGTCGAAGCGTTATCTTCGCCGCGTGTTTGCTCGTAGCAGAAATATGTCCTGCTGGAAGTGTTTCCGCGACAGTGGCTTGCATGGTCTTGCCGCCCTGTGAAAGCTTACGCGGACGCTCTGTGCAAGCCTTATTCCGGACTAGGGGGCGCCAAATTGCATCGCTCAAAGTCTCCATCTGTCATCACTGTACCACAGCGGTGGCGGATGTTCTCAAGGCGACGAAGACGCTCTTGTGTAGCTGACCAGGACGTGACAAGAGAAAGGAACGAGAACCCTGTGTCTTGGCGTGTGAAAAATGCAAAAGTGGGAACAGAGCACGCAGTGGAAGAGTACGTCACAACATCGTCCAGCCTTATAAGGTGTGGAGCGCTGACGAGGCAATCAAACGGGCGTGACCCTTTGCGGACATAACGCACGCGACACGGGCAAGGTGTGACAGGGGATGCGTATACCTCGTATACCTCGCAAGCTCAATTCTCAACACCAACCTTTCACCTCGCCCAGCCAGCCCATGACCGTCTCGGTAATCCAGTGCAACCTGATTATGATGCCACAGAACTCAGGCGTCCTTGCAACACCTGTATCGTGAATGGGTTCGCTGTCTTGGTGCTGTTCCATCGATTCATTGTCGCAATGCTTGATTCTCAACGGCCACGCGTAACTGGGCGTCCCACTGTTCAAACAAGCATTTCGTACTCGGCACTCGGATCTAACGGCGCTAGTCTTGCCCTTTGCGTCCACATGCCAAGAATTACGAGTGTCGGTCACTTCGGGGCAACGTGGGTGCACGAAGCAAAAGGCCACGGGAAGAGGTGGGCTGTGTGGGTAGGTGAGATGTGTTAGGCGTGCGCGTCGTGGGCGTCGTGGGCGTCGTTGTTTCACGCTCTTCTTGTTGTCTTCTCTCCTCTTTGCTCTCATTTTGACTTGCATTCTTTGCTCTCATTTTGGATACCCATTCCTTGCGCCTGCCCAGTTGAGTCTTGTACCTGTACGCTCTTGCGTGAGACCAGCACGCGACCTTTTTCCGAAAACCGAACACGCCTATCAACGACCTCACGCAACATCAAAACATCCCATCAAACGAATCACCACTCTGCTTACAGCTGACAATCGCATTGCGACTGGGGCTCCATCTGTATACAACCGCATATATATCGCAGCACAGACACGGTCTCGTCATGAAACTATCAATATGCACAACCATGGCGGTGCTCTTCGCAAGCACATTAGCTGCACCAACAGCGCAATTTGACAGTTCGATAAGTTCATCAAACGCACCAGAGAGCGACATCGTACGGAGAGACGGTGGGGACGGCAAGTACTTTCATGAGCCCGGGTACGTCCTCCAACTGATCACCGTCGTCAACCCTTATGTTAATTGACATGTACAGAGGTGATAATACACTCGGCCACTATGACAAGCGCTATTTCCACGGCATCGTTTCAGACGAGGAGCGAAGAGACACGCAGAAACACATGGTGCGCGCATACCTAGACTTTTTCCGCATCAACGATCTCGACACATGGATCGCTCACGGAACGCTACTAGGCTGGTGGTGGAATGGTCAGGTATGGGTCTCTGTTTCTCAAGTATCACTCCCATTACTGATTTTCACAGCGACTACCTTGGGACTTCGATCTCGATACCCAGGTCAGCGGCGCAACCCTCCACCATCTCGGCGAAGCCTACAATCAAACAAACTACTCCTACACCTCCGACGATGAACAAGTAAAACGCACATACCTCCTCGACGTCAATCCTTGGATCTGGCAACGTGAGCGCGGCGACGGTAAGAATATCATAGACGCGCGCTGGATCGACGTCCGCAACGGGCTATTCATCGATATCACTGGTCTCTCAGAGACACACCCCGACAACCAGCCCGGGATCTGGAGCTGCAAGAATTACCACCGTTACCGTACCGACGAGCTATATCCTATGCGCGAGACAATGTTCGAAGGCGTCATAGCCAAGGTGCCGTACAGCTACGACAAGATTTTGACAGATGAATACAAAGTGAGCGCACTGGTAAACACTCAGTTTAATGGACACGAGTGGAATGCAAATGCTAAAATATGGGAGAAGACGGAGGAGACGTTGAGgcaggaagaggaggaaagGAGAAAaaaggaagaagaggaggaaaggagaaagaaggaagaagaggaggaaaggagaaagaaggaagaagaggaggaaaggaaaaagaaggaagaagaaggggaGAATAAAGTTGTTGAGCAGGCACAGATGGCGTAGTGGGCCAGCTGGCCATAATTTTATGTTTGCCGTTGGGTTCCAGGATTAGCATTGCATTACATGAGCGTTTGGCGTAGCATTGTTGGCGTAGTATTGTTGGCGTAGCATTGTTGGCGTAGATGTCACTCGAACCCAATGTTTACGAC
This window contains:
- a CDS encoding mannosyltransferase, with amino-acid sequence MAVLFASTLAAPTAQFDSSISSSNAPESDIVRRDGGDGKYFHEPGGDNTLGHYDKRYFHGIVSDEERRDTQKHMVRAYLDFFRINDLDTWIAHGTLLGWWWNGQRLPWDFDLDTQVSGATLHHLGEAYNQTNYSYTSDDEQVKRTYLLDVNPWIWQRERGDGKNIIDARWIDVRNGLFIDITGLSETHPDNQPGIWSCKNYHRYRTDELYPMRETMFEGVIAKVPYSYDKILTDEYKVSALVNTQFNGHEWNANAKIWEKTEETLRQEEEERRKKEEEEERRKKEEEEERRKKEEEEERKKKEEEGENKVVEQAQMA
- a CDS encoding DNA helicase encodes the protein MAVPITTIAESKELRGLNLIAAHSHIRGLGVEPDTLEPKVSSQGLVGQEKARKAAAVILRMAQEGKIAGRAVLIAGPPSTGKTAIAMGMAQSLGADVPFTMLASSEIFSLEMSKTEALTQAFRKSIGVRITEESEVIEGEVVEIQIDRSVTGSNKQGKLTIKTTDMETIYDMGTKMIDAMTKEKVMAGDIISIDKASGKISKLGRSYTRSRDYDAMGIDTKFVQCPEGELQQRREVVHTVSLHEIDVINSRSQGFLALFSGDTGEIRSEVRDQINTKVAEWKEEGKAVIVPGVLFIDEVHMLDIECFSFINRALEDELAPIVIMASNRGNTQIRGTDYRSPHGLPLDFLDRVVIVSTHAYNSEEMQQIISIRAQEEEVDISPDALALLTKIGLETGLRYASNLITTSDLVRKKRQGPEVTVEDVQRSFSLFYDPKRSVKFVSESEKRLIGNAGDVSFTVTNGTEAMDVS